In the genome of Dunckerocampus dactyliophorus isolate RoL2022-P2 chromosome 6, RoL_Ddac_1.1, whole genome shotgun sequence, one region contains:
- the sgms2a gene encoding phosphatidylcholine:ceramide cholinephosphotransferase 2 isoform X2 encodes MGVGEERSLEDEGPSSETDHSSWRRESSASGILETATPKADTERPDKDRSIVCRRYFFLLGTLYLYRCITMYITILPVPGMHMTCAPKLYGDFYAKFQRILRLISGAGLSITKSHIMCGDFLFSGHTVMLTLTYLFIKEYSPRSFWWYHLMCWLLSAVGVVCILVGHEHYSVDVVVAYFVTTRLFWWYHTMANVQCQCSPNNYLTNVWWNPLFNFMERNVHMPVPCVYGWPISWAPACLKNPCKKYSIVQSTRDE; translated from the exons ATGGGCGTCGGGGAGGAGCGATCCCTTGAAGACGAGGGTCCATCCTCTGAGACCGACCACTCCTCCTGGAGACGTGAGAGCTCAGCATCAGGCATTCTTGAAACCGCGACTCCGAAAGCGGATACAGAGAGGCCTGACAAGGACAG GTCCATCGTGTGCAGACGCTACTTCTTCCTGCTGGGGACCTTGTACTTGTACCGCTGTATCACCATGTACATCACCATCCTGCCTGTCCCTGGCATGCACATGACCTGCGCGCCCAAG CTGTACGGAGACTTTTATGCAAAGTTCCAGAGAATTCTGCGGCTGATCTCCGGCGCTGGCCTGTCCATTACCAAGTCTCACATAATGTGCGGAGACTTCCTGTTCAGCGGACACACCGTGATGCTCACCCTCACCTACCTGTTCATCAAGGAAT ACTCCCCTCGGTCCTTCTGGTGGTACCATCTGATGTGTTGGCTGCTGAGCGCCGTGGGCGTGGTGTGCATCCTAGTGGGGCACGAGCATTACAGCGTGGACGTGGTGGTGGCCTATTTTGTCACGACACGCCTTTTCTGGTGGTACCACACCATGGCCAATGTACAG TGTCAGTGCTCCCCTAACAACTACCTCACCAACGTCTGGTGGAACCCTCTGTTCAACTTCATGGAGAGGAACGTGCACATGCCTGTGCCGTGCGTGTATGGCTGGCCTATCAGCTGGGCCCCCGCTTGCCTGAAAAACCCTTGTAAAAAATACTCCATCGTACAGAGCACACGGGACGAGTGA
- the sgms2a gene encoding phosphatidylcholine:ceramide cholinephosphotransferase 2 isoform X1 codes for MGVGEERSLEDEGPSSETDHSSWRRESSASGILETATPKADTERPDKDSTPASIQSEPNCEWTEQEAMALQEASLNTQMEASNGHGENKTCPVHTTPAGDAKRGFRKNRNDYVKISMKESDTNRLPSEWWKTMLLFLYVIFSLVLTSVVITVVHERVPPKESIPPLPDTFFDYIDRVKWAFTVTEVNGIVLVTIWFIQLFFLNYKSIVCRRYFFLLGTLYLYRCITMYITILPVPGMHMTCAPKLYGDFYAKFQRILRLISGAGLSITKSHIMCGDFLFSGHTVMLTLTYLFIKEYSPRSFWWYHLMCWLLSAVGVVCILVGHEHYSVDVVVAYFVTTRLFWWYHTMANVQCQCSPNNYLTNVWWNPLFNFMERNVHMPVPCVYGWPISWAPACLKNPCKKYSIVQSTRDE; via the exons ATGGGCGTCGGGGAGGAGCGATCCCTTGAAGACGAGGGTCCATCCTCTGAGACCGACCACTCCTCCTGGAGACGTGAGAGCTCAGCATCAGGCATTCTTGAAACCGCGACTCCGAAAGCGGATACAGAGAGGCCTGACAAGGACAG CACCCCAGCCTCCATCCAGAGTGAACCCAACTGTGAATGGACGGAGCAGGAAGCCATGGCGTTGCAGGAGGCTAGTCTCAACACCCAAATGGAAGCCAGCAACGGGCACGGCGAAAATAAGACCTGCCCCGTCCACACCACCCCCGCAGGGGACGCCAAGCGTGGCTTTCGCAAAAACAGGAACGACTACGTGAAGATTTCCATGAAGGAGTCAGACACCAACCGCCTGCCGTCAGAGTGGTGGAAGACCATGCTCCTCTTCCTCTATGTCATCTTCAGTCTGGTCTTGACCTCGGTGGTCATCACAGTGGTCCACGAGAGGGTTCCGCCTAAGGAGAGCATACCGCCGCTCCCCGACACCTTCTTTGACTATATTGACAGGGTCAAGTGGGCCTTCACCGTGACAGAGGTCAATGGCATTGTCCTGGTAACCATTTGGTTCATACAGCTGTTCTTCCTAAATTACAA GTCCATCGTGTGCAGACGCTACTTCTTCCTGCTGGGGACCTTGTACTTGTACCGCTGTATCACCATGTACATCACCATCCTGCCTGTCCCTGGCATGCACATGACCTGCGCGCCCAAG CTGTACGGAGACTTTTATGCAAAGTTCCAGAGAATTCTGCGGCTGATCTCCGGCGCTGGCCTGTCCATTACCAAGTCTCACATAATGTGCGGAGACTTCCTGTTCAGCGGACACACCGTGATGCTCACCCTCACCTACCTGTTCATCAAGGAAT ACTCCCCTCGGTCCTTCTGGTGGTACCATCTGATGTGTTGGCTGCTGAGCGCCGTGGGCGTGGTGTGCATCCTAGTGGGGCACGAGCATTACAGCGTGGACGTGGTGGTGGCCTATTTTGTCACGACACGCCTTTTCTGGTGGTACCACACCATGGCCAATGTACAG TGTCAGTGCTCCCCTAACAACTACCTCACCAACGTCTGGTGGAACCCTCTGTTCAACTTCATGGAGAGGAACGTGCACATGCCTGTGCCGTGCGTGTATGGCTGGCCTATCAGCTGGGCCCCCGCTTGCCTGAAAAACCCTTGTAAAAAATACTCCATCGTACAGAGCACACGGGACGAGTGA